In Leptolyngbya sp. SIO1E4, one DNA window encodes the following:
- a CDS encoding type IV pilus twitching motility protein PilT: MELMIEDLMEEVIERGGSDLHLSAGLPPYIRISGKLTPTEHEPMTPEACQRLIFSMLNNSQRKNLEQNWELDCSYGVKGLARFRVNVYKDRGTYAACLRALSSKIPSMDVLGLPDIVRELSEKPRGLILVTGPTGSGKSTTLASMINEINGTRPEHILTVEDPIEFVYEPIKSLIHQRQIGEDTKSFANALRAALREDPDVILVGEMRDLETISLAISAAETGHLVFGTLHTSSAAQTVDRMVDVFPPEQQTQVRVQLSNSLVAVLSQTLIPKANAKPGEFGRVMAQEIMVVTPAISNLIREGKTAQIYGAIQTGGRLAMQTLERALADLYKTGQITFESAMSKTSRPEELQRLLSGGGAANASGGKQQAVPAGRRR, from the coding sequence ATGGAACTGATGATTGAAGATTTGATGGAGGAAGTGATTGAGCGAGGCGGCTCAGACCTCCACTTGTCAGCTGGACTTCCTCCCTACATTCGCATCAGCGGTAAGCTCACGCCGACTGAACATGAGCCGATGACTCCAGAGGCTTGCCAAAGGCTCATCTTCAGCATGTTGAACAACAGCCAGCGCAAAAATCTGGAGCAAAACTGGGAACTTGATTGTTCCTACGGAGTTAAGGGGCTGGCTCGTTTTCGGGTAAATGTTTATAAGGATCGGGGCACCTATGCCGCTTGTTTACGGGCCTTGAGTTCCAAAATTCCTAGCATGGACGTCTTAGGGCTTCCGGATATTGTCCGTGAACTGTCAGAGAAACCCCGTGGGCTCATTCTAGTCACTGGCCCAACCGGATCTGGAAAGTCAACGACTCTGGCTTCCATGATCAACGAGATTAACGGTACCCGTCCCGAGCATATCTTGACAGTGGAGGATCCGATTGAGTTTGTGTATGAGCCAATTAAGAGCTTGATCCACCAACGCCAAATTGGAGAAGACACTAAAAGTTTTGCCAATGCCTTGAGGGCTGCCTTACGGGAAGATCCAGATGTGATTCTGGTGGGTGAGATGCGTGACTTAGAAACCATCTCTCTGGCAATTTCTGCGGCTGAAACAGGTCACCTCGTATTCGGGACATTGCACACCAGTTCGGCGGCCCAAACCGTTGACCGTATGGTCGATGTGTTTCCGCCTGAACAACAAACCCAAGTTAGGGTGCAGCTATCGAACTCCCTAGTGGCTGTTTTGAGTCAAACTTTAATCCCTAAAGCGAATGCAAAGCCGGGAGAATTTGGCCGGGTTATGGCTCAAGAGATCATGGTTGTTACACCAGCAATTTCTAACTTAATTCGGGAAGGAAAAACGGCACAAATTTACGGCGCGATCCAAACAGGAGGCCGATTAGCAATGCAAACCCTGGAGAGAGCGCTGGCCGATCTTTACAAAACAGGGCAAATCACCTTCGAATCGGCAATGTCTAAAACCTCTCGCCCGGAAGAGCTGCAGCGACTGTTGAGCGGTGGCGGTGCTGCTAATGCCAGTGGTGGAAAACAGCAGGCAGTTCCGGCGGGAAGACGGCGGTAG
- a CDS encoding type II/IV secretion system protein — MTNSSQRRALVLQRSFSPFGNTLIQAGYVDGEQMQQALAESRRSGRALTDVLESITGQQLSPELLRQYKKQQLFELKILYGVESLDPELDSISNQQMGQLIDTLIPVDICRRHQLVPLSRDDGEDPSVLVAMVDPENLEAQDDLNRILRQRGLKLRRMVITVEDYQRIISGYLDEKVAREKQRDMEEAVDVQENLEELDLESLEEVADEEADLSEALQDAGAAPVIALVNKVLVKALQEGVSDIHVEPQEDFLRIRFRRDGVLHEAFPKLPRKIVPAVTARFKIIAELDIAERRLPQDGRIRRVFQGRKIDFRVSTLPSRYGEKVVLRILDNAATQLGIDQLITESETLEIVREMASRPYGMILVTGPTGSGKTTTLYSLLSERNDPGINISTAEDPIEYALPGITQVQVIREKGMDFASILRAFLRQDPDVILVGETRDPETAKTAIEAALTGHLVLTTLHTNDAAGAIARLEEMGMELFQVSSSLIGILAQRLVRRVCPDCRIPYIPHTDELARFGLATTGESELTFYRANTIPLEQLSEARSSGSLCKTCQGSGYKGRVGVYEVMRISENLQKMISEGAPTEQVKEAAVDEGMKTLLAYSLNLVRQGYTTLDEVERVTFTDTGLEAELKARRKSSLTCSACGAELKQEWLDCPYCLTPRFQA, encoded by the coding sequence ATGACGAACTCTTCCCAGCGTCGCGCCCTTGTCCTTCAACGTAGCTTTTCGCCCTTTGGCAACACGCTTATACAGGCAGGCTACGTCGATGGTGAACAAATGCAGCAGGCTTTGGCCGAGAGCCGTCGTTCAGGGCGTGCCTTGACAGATGTTCTGGAATCTATCACAGGACAACAGCTATCCCCGGAATTACTGCGGCAATACAAGAAGCAGCAGCTATTTGAGCTCAAGATTTTATATGGCGTTGAGTCTCTAGATCCAGAGCTGGATAGCATTTCGAATCAACAAATGGGGCAACTCATTGACACCTTGATTCCTGTTGATATTTGTCGGCGACACCAGTTGGTACCCCTATCTCGGGACGATGGGGAAGATCCTTCTGTGCTGGTTGCCATGGTAGATCCAGAGAACCTGGAGGCTCAAGATGATCTCAACCGCATCTTGCGTCAGCGGGGTTTGAAGTTGAGACGTATGGTGATTACGGTTGAGGATTACCAACGCATCATCTCTGGATACCTAGATGAAAAAGTGGCCCGTGAAAAGCAGCGGGACATGGAAGAGGCGGTAGATGTTCAAGAGAATCTTGAGGAACTTGACCTAGAGTCCCTGGAAGAGGTTGCTGATGAAGAAGCGGATCTCAGTGAAGCTTTGCAGGATGCGGGGGCAGCACCGGTTATTGCCCTAGTCAACAAGGTTTTGGTGAAAGCGCTACAGGAAGGCGTCTCTGATATTCATGTGGAGCCTCAAGAAGATTTTCTGCGTATCCGTTTTCGCAGAGATGGTGTTTTACATGAGGCTTTTCCCAAACTTCCTAGAAAGATTGTGCCTGCAGTGACGGCGCGCTTCAAAATTATTGCGGAGCTGGATATTGCCGAACGTCGCTTGCCACAAGATGGTCGTATTCGTCGAGTGTTCCAGGGCCGGAAAATTGATTTTCGGGTGAGTACGTTGCCCAGCCGCTATGGCGAAAAGGTCGTTTTGCGGATTTTGGATAATGCGGCAACTCAGTTAGGGATCGATCAGCTCATTACCGAATCTGAAACCCTTGAAATCGTTAGGGAAATGGCTTCTCGCCCCTATGGGATGATTTTAGTGACGGGGCCAACGGGATCGGGTAAAACGACCACACTATATTCTCTGCTGTCGGAGCGTAATGATCCAGGGATCAATATTAGTACCGCAGAAGATCCGATTGAGTATGCCTTGCCAGGGATTACGCAGGTTCAGGTCATCCGTGAGAAAGGGATGGACTTTGCCTCAATTCTTCGTGCCTTTCTGAGACAAGACCCAGACGTCATCCTAGTGGGTGAGACCCGTGACCCGGAGACAGCGAAGACCGCTATTGAAGCCGCTCTGACGGGCCACCTTGTGTTAACCACCCTGCATACTAACGATGCTGCTGGGGCGATCGCACGTCTTGAAGAGATGGGGATGGAACTTTTCCAAGTCTCGAGTTCTTTGATTGGCATTTTGGCCCAGCGATTGGTACGGCGCGTCTGCCCTGATTGTCGAATTCCTTACATACCGCATACTGACGAGTTGGCACGGTTTGGTCTGGCCACAACTGGCGAGTCTGAATTGACCTTTTACAGGGCCAACACCATTCCTCTAGAGCAGTTAAGCGAGGCCCGTTCTAGTGGTTCTTTATGTAAGACTTGCCAAGGCTCTGGGTATAAGGGTCGAGTGGGGGTCTATGAGGTGATGCGCATTTCTGAAAATCTGCAAAAAATGATTTCAGAAGGTGCCCCAACTGAACAGGTTAAAGAGGCTGCGGTTGATGAGGGCATGAAGACGCTACTGGCTTACAGCCTGAATCTAGTTCGTCAGGGATATACCACGCTAGATGAGGTAGAGCGGGTCACCTTTACCGATACAGGGTTAGAGGCTGAACTCAAGGCTAGGCGTAAGAGTTCGCTAACCTGTAGCGCTTGTGGCGCAGAGCTGAAGCAGGAATGGTTAGACTGCCCATATTGCTTAACCCCTCGTTTTCAGGCCTGA
- the rsgA gene encoding small ribosomal subunit biogenesis GTPase RsgA, with product MAPSTILEPIPTDGALWGTVVSVQANYYWVRLEPQEGQTLLPRFTLLCTRRARLKKVGQRVMVGDSVLVEEPDWEGNRGAIAAVKPRQTQLDRPPIANANQILLVFALAEPDLEPYQLTRFLVKAELTGLDVCVCLNKRDLVNTERQAAWQARLSAWGYPPIMISVWHDESIAPLTEALCDRITVVSGPSGVGKSSLINKLIPAMDLRISAVSGKLGRGRHTTRHVELFELPQGGLLADTPGFNQPDINCTPEALGHCFREIRDRLQNAQCQFTDCLHRGEPGCAVQSDWERYPTYLELLEECIGQTQDLNDSPNPDEVFKVKVTEAGQVQHEPRLQAKKYRRISRRSRKQTLQELRYELTDSLENLEIREEEDWDSEF from the coding sequence ATGGCTCCCTCCACCATCCTGGAACCCATACCGACTGATGGAGCGCTATGGGGCACCGTGGTGTCAGTTCAGGCAAATTACTACTGGGTTAGGTTAGAGCCCCAAGAGGGGCAAACTCTACTGCCCAGATTTACTCTGCTGTGTACCCGGAGAGCCCGTTTAAAGAAGGTTGGGCAGCGGGTTATGGTGGGCGATAGCGTGCTGGTCGAAGAGCCCGATTGGGAGGGAAATCGAGGCGCAATTGCGGCCGTCAAACCCCGTCAAACCCAGTTAGATCGCCCCCCGATCGCTAATGCCAACCAAATTCTGCTAGTCTTTGCCCTTGCTGAACCCGATTTGGAGCCTTACCAGTTAACGCGCTTTTTAGTCAAAGCCGAACTGACGGGGCTAGACGTGTGTGTATGTCTTAATAAGCGAGATCTTGTCAATACCGAAAGGCAAGCAGCTTGGCAAGCTCGACTGTCTGCTTGGGGGTATCCTCCCATTATGATCAGTGTCTGGCATGACGAGAGCATTGCCCCGTTAACAGAGGCGCTATGCGATCGCATTACCGTCGTGTCAGGGCCGTCTGGCGTCGGTAAGTCGAGTTTGATTAATAAACTCATTCCCGCAATGGATCTGCGCATCAGCGCCGTCTCGGGCAAATTAGGCCGGGGTCGCCATACAACTCGCCATGTAGAACTGTTTGAACTCCCACAGGGAGGCTTGTTGGCTGATACGCCAGGGTTTAACCAACCGGACATCAACTGCACCCCTGAAGCCTTAGGACACTGCTTTCGCGAAATTCGCGATCGCCTGCAAAATGCCCAGTGCCAATTTACCGACTGCCTGCATCGAGGGGAACCGGGCTGTGCTGTCCAAAGTGATTGGGAGCGCTACCCGACGTATCTAGAATTGTTGGAAGAGTGCATTGGCCAAACCCAAGATTTGAATGATTCCCCAAATCCGGATGAGGTTTTCAAAGTTAAGGTGACTGAAGCCGGGCAGGTTCAACATGAACCCCGTCTGCAAGCTAAAAAATATCGTCGAATTTCTCGTCGCAGCCGTAAGCAAACTCTACAAGAGCTACGGTATGAGCTAACCGATAGCCTTGAGAATCTAGAAATTCGCGAAGAGGAAGATTGGGATTCCGAGTTTTAG
- the dnaK gene encoding molecular chaperone DnaK, whose product MGKVIGIDLGTTNSCVAVLEGGQPIVITNMEGGRTTPSIVGFGKNGERLVGQLAKRQAVTNAENTIYSIKRFIGRRWDDTASERARVPYNCVSGRDSTVDVEIRSKTYTPQEVSAMILQKLKQDAEAYLGEEVTQAVITVPAYFTDAQRQATKDAGTIAGLEVLRIINEPTAASLSYGLDKQDQDQTILVFDLGGGTFDVSVLQLGDGVFEVKATSGNNHLGGDDFDNCIAQWMTDAFREQDGIDLSADRMALQRIREAAEKAKIELSTMQTTSINLPFITADETGPKHLEMSLSRAQFEQLAQALVEGTLEPVKQAIKDADLTPDDIDKILLVGGSTRIPAVQAAISQFFGGKTPDRSVNPDEAVALGASIQAGVLGGEVKDLLLLDVTPLSLGIETLGEVFTKIIERNTTIPTSKAQVFSTATDGQTSVEVHVLQGERAMAKDNKSLGKFQLTGIPPAPRGVPQIEVSFEIDADGILQVSAKDKGTGREQGIRITNTGGLGKDEVERMRFEAETFADEDERRKLVANLRNRADNLFYSYEATLRDNGDLMDAALKASAEEKAAELRVAIHDKSVSPEELQSAIDGLQQALFSIGATLYQQSDADADADNVDFDVDIPTAVMEEAATQEQLLTEEALKGSPEDGEEIDLDATITADYEAID is encoded by the coding sequence ATGGGAAAAGTAATCGGAATCGACCTTGGAACTACTAATAGCTGTGTTGCCGTTCTAGAAGGTGGTCAGCCGATTGTGATTACCAATATGGAAGGGGGACGAACAACCCCAAGCATTGTTGGTTTTGGCAAAAACGGGGAGCGTCTGGTGGGGCAGCTTGCTAAGCGGCAAGCAGTCACTAACGCTGAGAACACCATTTACAGTATCAAGCGATTCATTGGCCGCCGGTGGGATGACACTGCAAGTGAGCGGGCACGGGTTCCCTATAACTGCGTTTCAGGGCGAGACAGTACTGTTGATGTCGAGATCCGTAGCAAAACTTACACCCCTCAAGAAGTTTCTGCCATGATTTTGCAGAAGCTTAAGCAAGATGCAGAGGCATATCTAGGCGAAGAAGTCACCCAAGCTGTCATTACAGTCCCAGCCTACTTTACGGATGCCCAACGCCAAGCGACAAAAGATGCGGGGACGATTGCAGGGTTAGAAGTTCTCCGCATTATTAACGAGCCCACTGCTGCCTCGCTGTCTTATGGCTTGGACAAACAAGATCAAGATCAGACCATTCTCGTTTTTGATTTGGGTGGCGGGACGTTTGATGTTTCGGTCTTGCAGTTGGGAGACGGAGTCTTCGAAGTAAAAGCAACGTCGGGGAATAATCACTTAGGGGGAGATGACTTTGACAACTGCATTGCCCAGTGGATGACCGATGCTTTCCGAGAGCAGGATGGGATTGATTTATCTGCTGATCGGATGGCACTTCAGCGCATTCGCGAAGCGGCAGAGAAAGCAAAGATCGAGCTTTCAACGATGCAGACCACCTCTATCAATTTGCCGTTTATTACGGCAGACGAAACAGGGCCAAAGCATCTTGAAATGAGCCTCAGCCGGGCTCAGTTTGAGCAACTTGCTCAGGCTCTGGTTGAGGGCACACTGGAACCTGTCAAGCAGGCGATTAAAGACGCTGATTTAACCCCAGACGATATTGACAAGATTCTTTTGGTTGGTGGTTCAACCAGAATTCCGGCAGTACAGGCTGCTATCTCGCAATTTTTTGGGGGCAAGACCCCTGATCGTTCTGTCAATCCTGACGAAGCTGTGGCGCTGGGGGCATCCATTCAAGCAGGGGTGCTGGGGGGCGAAGTTAAAGATCTATTACTTCTAGATGTCACACCTCTCTCCCTAGGCATTGAAACCTTGGGAGAGGTGTTCACAAAAATTATTGAACGTAATACAACGATTCCGACTAGCAAAGCTCAGGTATTTTCAACCGCTACTGATGGCCAGACCTCTGTGGAAGTGCACGTACTTCAGGGTGAGCGGGCCATGGCGAAAGATAATAAAAGCCTTGGTAAATTTCAGCTAACAGGGATTCCACCGGCCCCGCGTGGGGTTCCTCAGATTGAGGTGTCTTTTGAGATTGATGCCGATGGCATTTTGCAAGTTTCTGCTAAAGACAAAGGAACCGGCAGAGAGCAGGGTATTCGAATCACTAACACGGGTGGTTTAGGCAAGGATGAGGTCGAGCGGATGCGGTTTGAGGCCGAGACGTTTGCCGATGAAGACGAACGCCGGAAATTAGTGGCTAATCTCAGGAATCGCGCTGATAATCTCTTCTATAGTTACGAAGCAACGCTCCGAGACAACGGAGATCTTATGGATGCGGCACTTAAAGCCAGTGCTGAAGAAAAAGCAGCTGAATTGAGGGTCGCTATTCACGATAAATCTGTGTCACCTGAAGAGTTGCAAAGTGCAATCGATGGTTTGCAGCAAGCGCTCTTTAGTATCGGGGCCACGTTGTATCAACAATCCGACGCAGATGCAGATGCAGATAATGTAGATTTTGATGTCGATATTCCAACTGCAGTGATGGAGGAAGCGGCGACTCAAGAGCAGCTCTTAACAGAGGAAGCTCTGAAGGGATCTCCAGAGGATGGAGAGGAAATTGATTTAGATGCCACGATTACCGCTGATTATGAAGCGATCGATTAA
- the dnaJ gene encoding molecular chaperone DnaJ, whose product MARDYYEVLGISRSANPEEIKRAYRRLARKYHPDVNKEDGAEEVFKEINRAYEILSEPDTRARYDRFGEAGIGGAAGAGGFQDFADMGGFADIFESFFGGFGGAGGPTTRRRGPARGDDLRLDLKLSFKDAIFGGEKEIKISHLETCSTCAGSGAKPGTRPTTCTTCGGSGQVRRTTRTPFGSFAQVSTCPTCGGTGEMVEEPCETCGGSGHRQESKKLKITIPAGVDDGTRLRVSGEGDAGQRGGPAGDLYVYLFVEEDAHFRRDKINILSDLKITYLQAILGASIEVETVDGKVSMEIPAGTQPNTVLTLENRGVPKLGNPVSRGDHLITVQVQIPTRLKPEERELVEKLAELRGDRVNKGGGIEGFLGGLFRG is encoded by the coding sequence ATGGCCCGTGATTACTATGAAGTGCTTGGTATTTCCCGCAGCGCTAACCCAGAGGAAATAAAACGAGCCTATCGTCGCTTAGCTCGCAAGTATCATCCTGATGTCAATAAAGAGGATGGGGCTGAGGAGGTTTTCAAAGAGATCAACCGCGCCTATGAAATCTTGTCTGAGCCGGATACTAGGGCCCGTTATGATCGCTTTGGTGAAGCAGGGATCGGCGGGGCTGCAGGGGCAGGCGGATTCCAAGATTTTGCTGATATGGGCGGGTTTGCCGATATCTTTGAAAGCTTTTTTGGTGGCTTTGGCGGGGCTGGTGGGCCAACGACTCGCCGCCGAGGGCCAGCGCGAGGCGATGATCTCCGTTTAGACCTGAAACTTAGCTTCAAGGATGCTATTTTCGGCGGAGAAAAAGAGATTAAGATTAGCCACCTCGAAACATGTTCCACCTGTGCTGGTTCGGGGGCGAAACCTGGTACTCGCCCAACGACCTGTACCACCTGCGGTGGTAGCGGGCAGGTCAGACGGACAACTCGTACGCCGTTTGGAAGTTTTGCGCAGGTTTCTACCTGTCCAACCTGTGGTGGCACGGGGGAAATGGTTGAGGAACCCTGTGAGACCTGTGGCGGCAGCGGACACCGGCAAGAGAGCAAGAAGCTCAAAATTACGATTCCGGCAGGGGTTGATGATGGCACTCGCTTGAGGGTGTCTGGTGAGGGAGATGCTGGCCAACGGGGAGGGCCTGCAGGCGATCTGTATGTCTATTTGTTCGTTGAAGAAGATGCTCACTTCCGCCGCGACAAGATAAATATCCTCTCAGATCTGAAAATCACCTACCTACAGGCAATCTTGGGCGCCAGTATCGAAGTTGAAACGGTAGATGGCAAGGTCAGTATGGAAATTCCAGCAGGAACCCAACCCAACACGGTGCTCACCTTAGAAAATCGTGGAGTTCCAAAGCTCGGTAATCCGGTCAGCCGTGGTGATCATCTCATCACTGTTCAAGTTCAAATTCCTACTCGCCTGAAGCCTGAAGAGCGAGAACTGGTCGAGAAATTAGCTGAATTGCGTGGCGATCGCGTCAATAAAGGCGGCGGCATTGAGGGCTTTTTAGGGGGGTTGTTTCGAGGATGA
- a CDS encoding sulfurtransferase TusA family protein, whose product MSDSTAPLSSEPISGSQVEPDTLLDLRGTPCPINFVRTKLQLQRMEPGTLLEVWIDPGEPVAQVPDSLRMEGYGIEQLMDQGTYYALQVRNSLS is encoded by the coding sequence ATGAGTGATTCTACTGCGCCCTTGTCCTCTGAACCGATATCAGGCAGCCAGGTTGAGCCGGATACTCTCCTTGATTTGCGAGGAACCCCCTGCCCAATCAATTTTGTCCGAACTAAGCTCCAACTCCAGCGTATGGAACCAGGAACATTGCTGGAGGTCTGGATTGATCCGGGCGAGCCTGTCGCGCAGGTTCCGGACAGCTTGAGAATGGAAGGCTACGGCATTGAACAATTGATGGATCAAGGTACTTATTACGCCTTGCAAGTGCGTAACTCTTTGTCCTAA
- the grpE gene encoding nucleotide exchange factor GrpE gives MVDETRPTDSSQDAPEVTGDTGADEREELREEDALADTELKASLVDEAAQVGAEDVGTNDADSAVVSDQSVAISELEAQVGNLKAQLDDRTSQYMRIAADFENYRRRTSKEREEQALQVKCNTISELLSVIDNFERARSQIKPQTEPEMTIHKSYQSVYKQLVDGLKRLGVSAMRAEGQEFDPNLHEAVMREPTDQHPEGTVMEELVRGYMIGDQANDRVLRHAMVKVAAPPEPGSDKTSNLPEDV, from the coding sequence ATGGTTGATGAGACTCGGCCCACTGATTCTTCTCAGGACGCTCCAGAGGTAACAGGAGACACTGGTGCAGATGAGAGGGAAGAACTCCGGGAGGAAGACGCACTGGCAGATACTGAGCTAAAAGCGTCACTGGTGGATGAGGCTGCTCAGGTAGGCGCCGAAGATGTCGGCACTAACGATGCTGACTCGGCAGTGGTCTCTGATCAAAGTGTTGCTATCTCCGAGCTTGAAGCTCAAGTAGGCAACCTCAAAGCGCAATTGGACGATCGCACAAGCCAGTACATGCGCATTGCCGCAGACTTCGAGAATTATCGCAGACGCACCAGCAAAGAGCGAGAAGAGCAGGCGCTGCAGGTTAAATGCAATACAATTTCGGAACTGCTGTCTGTCATTGACAATTTTGAGCGGGCTCGCTCTCAGATTAAGCCTCAGACCGAGCCAGAAATGACAATTCACAAGAGCTATCAGAGCGTCTACAAACAGCTTGTGGATGGCCTCAAACGATTAGGGGTGTCTGCCATGCGGGCAGAAGGGCAAGAGTTTGATCCCAATCTGCATGAGGCTGTCATGCGAGAACCGACTGATCAGCATCCTGAAGGCACCGTTATGGAAGAACTGGTCAGGGGTTACATGATTGGTGATCAGGCCAATGATCGGGTTCTGCGCCATGCCATGGTTAAAGTAGCAGCGCCTCCTGAACCAGGTTCAGACAAGACATCTAACTTGCCGGAGGATGTGTAA
- a CDS encoding type II secretion system F family protein gives MPTYVAIGRDSAGRERKQRISATSPGEARTLLKDQGLFIQDLKEERAFNFDLNELQLAMTSVSVKDKAVFSRQFAALVNAGVALVRGLGVLSEECPNPKLKRSLEEINSDVQQGTSLSDAMNKHPKCFDNLYVSLVQAGEVGGVLDEVLNRLAKLLEDLNRLQNQIKSAMAYPVTVSILAIVIFVAMTVFLLPTFAEIFDQFDAELPIFTQIMLQISKFLRQPLNWALMVGAVVAAGFVYRRYYATPSGRRTMDRLFLKMPLFGDLVQKTATARFCRTFGSLSRSGVPILTSLEIVRDTAGNQVISDAIDEARKEIQTGGMISLALQQHRVFPVMAIQMISIGEETGELDQMLMKVADFYEDEVEQAVKALTSIMEPLMIIVLGGMVGSILISMYLPMFKIMEIVQ, from the coding sequence ATGCCTACTTACGTTGCTATTGGGCGAGACAGCGCTGGACGTGAACGCAAACAGCGAATTTCAGCTACGAGTCCTGGTGAAGCCCGTACTTTGTTGAAAGACCAGGGATTGTTTATTCAAGACCTGAAAGAAGAGCGGGCATTTAACTTTGATCTCAATGAGCTGCAGCTGGCTATGACGTCGGTTTCGGTGAAAGATAAAGCTGTCTTTTCTCGGCAGTTTGCGGCTTTGGTTAATGCAGGTGTTGCTCTGGTTAGGGGATTGGGGGTGCTGTCGGAAGAGTGCCCTAACCCAAAACTGAAGCGATCGCTAGAAGAAATCAATAGTGACGTTCAACAAGGAACCAGCCTGTCGGATGCAATGAACAAGCATCCCAAATGTTTTGATAATTTGTACGTCAGTCTCGTGCAAGCAGGAGAGGTTGGGGGTGTCCTGGATGAGGTTCTGAATCGACTGGCTAAGCTGCTAGAAGACCTCAATCGGTTGCAAAACCAGATTAAGTCAGCGATGGCTTATCCAGTAACTGTGTCAATTCTAGCGATCGTCATCTTTGTCGCAATGACGGTTTTCTTGTTGCCGACCTTTGCTGAAATTTTTGATCAGTTTGATGCGGAACTGCCCATATTCACGCAGATCATGTTGCAGATCAGTAAGTTTCTACGTCAACCCCTGAATTGGGCGTTGATGGTTGGTGCTGTTGTGGCAGCAGGGTTTGTCTACAGGCGTTATTATGCAACACCTTCAGGTCGTCGCACCATGGATCGTTTGTTCCTTAAGATGCCCCTGTTTGGCGACTTGGTTCAAAAAACAGCCACAGCTCGTTTCTGCCGGACATTTGGGTCGCTTTCTCGTTCTGGCGTACCCATTCTGACATCTTTAGAAATTGTCCGAGATACGGCTGGTAATCAGGTGATTTCTGATGCTATTGATGAAGCTCGTAAGGAGATTCAAACCGGCGGGATGATCAGTTTGGCGTTGCAGCAGCATCGGGTCTTCCCAGTGATGGCGATTCAGATGATTAGCATCGGAGAAGAAACAGGGGAGCTGGATCAGATGTTGATGAAAGTAGCAGACTTCTATGAAGATGAGGTCGAGCAGGCGGTCAAGGCGCTGACCAGTATCATGGAGCCGCTAATGATTATTGTTTTGGGAGGCATGGTGGGATCTATTTTGATCTCGATGTATCTCCCGATGTTCAAGATTATGGAGATTGTTCAATAA